The genome window AATTGGTTTCAAAACTGGATGAATATTTTGCTTGAATCCCCATGATCACTGTAGAAAGAATTTTTATGATCTAGGGAAAGCTACCATCCAGTCAACTGAACAGACTGAGTAAAACTTAGCTTTCTATTCTTAATGCAGCTTACACTAACTTGGAAAtacataattttgtaaaaatagtCACACTATagaatgtaaaaacaaaagatgaagtacaaattttttttttttaattcccatgggttggggtccctgggtggctcagtgggttaaagcctctgccttcggcttgggtcatgatcccggggttctgggatcgagccccgcatcgggctctctgctcggcagggagcctgctcccccgcaaCCCACCCtatctgtgcctgcctctctgcctgcttgtgctctctctgttaaataaataaataaatcaaaaaattcCCATGGGTGAAACGTTTTCTGCAGACAGAAAAATATTAGCTCAGGTTTGCCAATACAAGTGCAGAAAGATAAAAGCAGTGCAAACTGAGATTAAAAATCCTCTAGCATTTTAGGTTATCTGTACATATAATTGTACCTTCTAACATGCCTTATAGATTTGCATTTGCTGCCTAAAAATTGAGTATCTGCGATACGTTTAAGATGACCTTGCATTCTTTATATCATGTTTGCTTGACTATCATGACCTTCATTTTCAGAACTGATTTATTTCCTAGGTGATTTGAATTGTGAAACCTGTACCATAACACGGGGTGGACTGGTTGGTCTTGTTCTGGGTGGTCTGTACCCTATTATCTTGGCTATACCTGTGAATGGTGGCTTAGCAGCCAGGTAAGATTGTTCTCATAATCAATGAAAAACTTCAATATTTAAATGATTACCTAGAAAATGCACAAATTAACATAGataattttctgcttttaaggcaatgttttttaatttgaaagagttaggcttttttttttcttatagtataACTTAAGAATTTGAAAACAGTTCTAGAAATTGATCCCATCATACCTCTTGCATGTGTAGTTCACGTTCTTTACCTTAATTTGTGTATTGAATGCCATCTACAAGCTACAAACAGTACTGTGCCTTACATGATAGCTAATTATATGTTCTGTGTTTAGAGTTTGAGCAATTCCACTATAGGAAAATTCCATCACAAAATGGTCGGCTATAAAGTAGAATTCAATTATTTTCTGATAGAACCTTACCAAGCAACCTAAGCTGTATGAGCCTTCAGAGGTGAAGTGGAGAAAGGGACAAAACAAAAGTACAGTTTTCAGGACCAACAATATTTATCAAAGAGAGTAACTGGATTAACTTAATCTTTACCTAACTACTTTTATCTTAAGACTTCTGGGATTAATATATATTGTACATGGATTTGCCATTTGATTAAATATCTTTATAGAACTGTCTCAATCTTTTCTCATAGGTATGAGTCAGCCCCGCTACCAGAGAAAGGAAACATCTTAACTTACTGGACTAGAGTTTCTAAGCCTATCTTTAGAAAGATGTTATTTCCCATTTTGCTCCAGACTATGTTCGCAGGATACCTTGGATCTAAACAATATAAACTATTTATAAAGGCCCTTCAGTTACCTGAACCTGGCCTAGAAATTCAGTGACTGTTAAAACACAtgtgtacacaaaaataaaattataatgtttGAATAAATGTGTTTAGTGTATGAATAAACGTAGACTTTTAATCATATGAGGTATAGTTCTGGGACCTTTAACATATGGCTACACAGGGCAGCAACCAAAGGGTGAATATTAGTAAGGGCTATCGCTTTAAACAAGAGCTTAACTTCTCTAGTTTGCCTAATAGTCTCTTCTACTATGCTTGCTCCACTCCTTGACATTAAGCATATTTGGGTTAACGGGAAAAATAACCATACAGCAGTTTTTACTGAAAACCTCAAAGAATCCAGGCAGGAATGAAAATGCGAGGTAGGGATGAGGATCAGTTCACTAAGTTTTCCTAATTTACTGTTTTCATAGATATTATTAATCTCTTAATAGAAATTTAGAACATATATAACAACCTTCCTCACAGAGGAATCAATTCCAATAGTCCTAAAAAATGGTAGGCTCAGCTAGAGCCGATATACTGACTGATAAAGCTGATGCAGTGGTACAATGATACAGTTACCTACTTCAAGAGTCCTCTTATTTGTCTTTGGAAAACTATATTCTTGGAAAATTAAGGCAAATTCTATTTTTGAAGCTT of Mustela nigripes isolate SB6536 chromosome 1, MUSNIG.SB6536, whole genome shotgun sequence contains these proteins:
- the TMEM126A gene encoding transmembrane protein 126A encodes the protein MENHEPHDTVKENLIFNIITRKINQLPEAERNLLEHGSAYVGLNAGLCGLIANSLFRRVLNVTQARIAAGLPMSVIPFLTADLSYRGFVSLPLITGDLNCETCTITRGGLVGLVLGGLYPIILAIPVNGGLAARYESAPLPEKGNILTYWTRVSKPIFRKMLFPILLQTMFAGYLGSKQYKLFIKALQLPEPGLEIQ